From Mobula hypostoma chromosome 8, sMobHyp1.1, whole genome shotgun sequence, the proteins below share one genomic window:
- the LOC134350769 gene encoding histone H4: MSGRGKGGKGLGKGGAKRHRKVLRDNIQGITKPAIRRLARRGGVKRISGLIYEETRGVLKVFLENVIRDAVTYTEHAKRKTVTAMDVVYALKRQGRTLYGFGG; encoded by the coding sequence ATGtctggcagagggaaaggaggcaAAGGACTCGGCAAGGGCGGAGCCAAGCGGCACCGTAAAGTGCTCCGGGACAACATCCAGGGCATCACCAAACCGGCCATCCGTCGTCTGGCTCGGCGTGGCGGCGTCAAGCGGATCTCGGGTCTGATCTACGAGGAGACCCGTGGGGTGCTGAAGGTTTTCCTGGAGAACGTGATCCGGGATGCGGTCACCTACACCGAGCACGCTAAGCGCAAGACTGTCACTGCCATGGATGTGGTGTACGCTCTGAAACGCCAGGGCCGCACTCTCTATGGCTTCGGCGGTTGA